The proteins below come from a single Ferrimicrobium sp. genomic window:
- a CDS encoding ISAzo13 family transposase — protein MDADALITARYKALEGFCDERQRRLFAAAEAKVLGHGGVKRVAEATGVARGSILAGIKELNSAPPVVIDSTRRVRRAGAGRKKLVEIDPLVVEDLERLVEPVTRGDPQSPLRWTCKSLMQLSRELGEQGHKISHVSVGVLLKDLGYSLQGNRKTLEGGGHPDRNAQFEYINHKTDTALSSGQPVISVDTKKKELVGHYKNNGKEWRPKGEPELVEVHDFVDHELGRANPYGVYDLASNTGWVSVGTDHDTSSFAVETIRRWWFAMGQATYPGAKELMIMADGGGSNGSRVRLWKLELQQLADELDLTIRVSHFPPGTSKWNKIEHRMFSFITLNWRGQPLVSHEVIVNLIAATTTSKGLKIRAQIDSGQYQTGRKVTDAEFATIQIARDDFHGEWNYVISPRT, from the coding sequence ATGGATGCAGATGCGTTGATCACCGCTCGTTACAAGGCTCTCGAAGGGTTCTGCGATGAACGTCAAAGGCGACTGTTCGCAGCGGCGGAGGCCAAAGTGCTCGGTCATGGTGGAGTAAAGCGTGTCGCTGAGGCTACTGGGGTGGCTCGAGGATCTATCTTGGCTGGCATTAAGGAGCTGAACTCAGCTCCACCTGTAGTCATCGATTCAACCAGACGCGTGAGGCGAGCAGGTGCGGGACGCAAGAAGCTAGTGGAGATCGATCCCCTGGTGGTAGAGGATCTGGAGCGGTTGGTGGAGCCTGTCACGAGGGGTGATCCCCAGTCACCACTGCGCTGGACCTGTAAGAGTTTGATGCAACTGTCACGCGAGTTAGGAGAGCAAGGTCATAAGATCTCTCATGTCTCAGTTGGGGTTTTACTCAAGGATCTTGGATACAGTCTCCAGGGCAACCGTAAGACCCTAGAGGGTGGGGGTCATCCAGACCGCAACGCTCAGTTCGAATACATCAACCACAAGACAGACACCGCACTGTCGAGTGGACAACCGGTGATCTCAGTGGATACAAAGAAGAAGGAGTTGGTAGGCCACTACAAGAACAATGGCAAGGAGTGGCGACCAAAAGGAGAGCCAGAGCTTGTCGAGGTACACGACTTTGTGGACCACGAACTAGGAAGAGCCAATCCATACGGTGTCTATGATCTCGCATCTAACACCGGCTGGGTCAGTGTAGGTACCGATCACGATACATCAAGCTTTGCAGTTGAGACGATTCGCCGCTGGTGGTTCGCTATGGGCCAGGCCACCTATCCTGGTGCAAAGGAGCTCATGATCATGGCCGACGGGGGTGGGAGTAACGGCTCACGAGTACGTCTGTGGAAGCTAGAGCTCCAACAACTCGCCGATGAGCTAGATCTGACCATCCGGGTGAGCCACTTTCCACCAGGTACTTCCAAGTGGAACAAGATCGAGCATCGCATGTTCTCTTTCATCACCTTGAACTGGCGCGGCCAACCATTGGTGAGCCACGAGGTCATAGTCAATTTGATAGCCGCAACCACAACGAGCAAAGGACTTAAGATCCGCGCCCAAATCGATTCTGGTCAATATCAAACGGGCAGGAAGGTCACCGATGCAGAGTTCGCTACCATCCAGATTGCCCGCGATGACTTTCATGGTGAATGGAACTACGTCATCTCACCGAGGACATGA